One Phoenix dactylifera cultivar Barhee BC4 chromosome 8, palm_55x_up_171113_PBpolish2nd_filt_p, whole genome shotgun sequence genomic window carries:
- the LOC120111662 gene encoding probable peroxygenase 5 isoform X2: MTKLSCASYLLLLLLIVFPGGVKGQWDNNKTNLTALQKHVSFFDRDKDGVIYLEETYQGFRALGFGVAVSSAASVVINGFLSPITNNGSIPAIFLPVLVANIQKGIHGSDTGAYDTEGRFDSEMFEEIFQKHAHTNPNALTSDELNEMLKANQQPNDFQGRVASRSEWEALFSLAKDDNGLLQKDILRSFYDGSLFYKLEGKRKSLK; encoded by the exons GAGGAGTTAAAGGGCAGTGGGATAACAACAAAACTAACCTGACTGCGCTTCAGAAGCACGTATCGTTCTTTGACCGGGACAAAGATGGGGTCATCTATCTAGAAGAGACCTACCAAG GATTCCGTGCACTTGGGTTCGGTGTTGCCGTCTCCTCCGCGGCCTCCGTCGTAATCAACGGCTTCCTCAGTCCCATAACCAACAAC GGATCAATACCAGCAATCTTTCTCCCTGTTCTTGTGGCCAacattcaaaaaggcatacaTGGAAGCGACACTGGTGCCTATGACACTGAGGGCAG GTTTGATTCTGAAATGTTCGAGGAGATCTTTCAGAAGCATGCACACACCAACCCTAATGCACTAACATCTGATGAGTTGAATGAGATGCTCAAAGCGAATCAACAACCTAATGACTTCCAAGGAAG GGTTGCTAGCCGCTCAGAATGGGAGGCTTTATTCTCTCTCGCTAAGGATGATAATGGATTGCTTCAAAAGGACATTCTAAGATCTTTCTATGATGGAAGCCTGTTTTATAAATTGGAGgggaagagaaagtctctcaaATGA